The nucleotide window CCTCGAAGAGGCACAGGCCGGCTACGCCGCCGCGCTCGATTCTCTGAACCAGGCGCATGTTCGCGCACCCTTCGACGGCACCGTTTATTCTCTGCCCGTTTCGCGCACCGAATACGTTCAGCAGGGCGATCGTCTTCTGCAGATGGCGAATCTCGAAAAAATGCAGGTACGCGGGTACTTTGACGAACCGGAGATCGGCAAGCTGCAGGAAGGCCAGCCAATCACCATCTCCTGGGATGCGCGCCCCAATGAAATCTGGCACGGCTCCGTATCGCGTGTGCCTTCGACCATCATCACGTACGGCACCCGCAACGTCGGCGAGGTGCTGGTCACGCTCTCCGATGCAGACGGCAACCTGTTGCCCGCCACGAACGTGCGCATTACCGTCACCACCGCGAATGAGAGCAATGCCCTTTACATTCCGCGTGAGGCTCTGCATACCGAAGCAGGTCAGGATTACGTCTACCGCGTCGATAAGGACATTCTGCATCGCGTCGTCGTCACCATCGGAAATCTCAACCTCACGCAGGTGGAAATCCGCAATGGCCTCAAGGACGGCGATACCGTCGCACTCAGCAGCACCAACGGCCAGCCGCTGGGCAATCGCATGCCCGTCACCCCTGTGCAGTAGGTAGAACCCCTTGTCCCTCTCCCGTCCATTTCTTCTTGCTGCGGCGCTGGTCTGTACGGCCTTCGCCGCGTGCGCGCTTCCTCCCGCCGCAACCACCGCAGCGCAGGACGCGCTGAATCGCGGCCAGGCCGACCAGGCACTGCACATTCTCAATGACAATCTGCAGCAGAACCCCTCCGATGCGCTCGCGCTCAACCTGCGCTGCCGTGTCTATTACGCCGAGGAGCGCTGGGACGAGGCTATCTCCGATTGCGGGCAGGCCGTGCGCCTGTCTCCGCAGGACAGCAATTTCCACCTCTGGCTGGGCCGCGCCTATGGCGAAAAGGCCAGCCGCGTAAACTTTGTCTCGGCCTACAAGATCGCCCGTCTCACACGCGCCGAGTTTGAATCCGCTGCCAGCCTGGATCCACACAATGGCGAGGCGCTCTCCGATCTTGGACAGTTTTATGTCGAGGCTCCTCAGGTACTGGGCGGCGGCACCGCCAAGGCGCAGGGCGTTGCGCAGCAGCTACAGGCCTATGCCCCGCTGCGTGCTCATGAACTGCAAGGGCGCATCGCCGAACAGAAGAAGGATTACGCCACCGCCGAGCAGGAATTCCGTACGCGGATATCGCTCGCCGCGCATGTCTCACCGACCGAGGCATCCCAGGCATGGATGGATCTGGGCAGCTTCTACCGCCGGCGCTCCCAGTGGGACCAGATGGAAGCCGCGCTTGTCAGCGGCGCAGCCGCAGCAATCGATCACGGGCCCGCGCTGGCTGACGGAGCGTCTACTCTCATCGAGTCCAACCGCCGCCCCGACCTCGCCGCTCAGTGGATGCAGCAGTATCTCGACGGCAAAGCACTCAGCGAGGATGCGCCTGCTTTTGTGATCCTGGCAAAACTCGGCGATCTCTATCGCAGCCAGGGCAATGCAACGCGTGCTGCCAATGCCTACGCCGAAGCGCAGTCTCTGGCATCCGGTTATGCCGGAGCCCAGCAAAACACGAAGAAAGCCCAGTCCGGGCGATAGCCTGTGCTGGCACCAGAACCATGAGAACCCTGCGACGAACACAGATCGTCAAGGGTGAAGCTGCGAGAGGACGATAGAATAAAGCTGCTTTCTCTATGAACCGAAAGGCATTCCACCGTCGGGCCATGATGTTCACAGGAGCCTGCGCCACCTTGGTGGCAGCTTCTGCGCACGCGCAGGTCTCTCTCTCCTCTGTCGTCGACCTCGCTCTGCGCAACAGTACCCAGATTCGTATCGCGCAGGCCAATGTACAGCACGCTGCCGCCGGTCTCTCCGAGTCGAAGGATGTCTATCTGCCCAGCTTCGTGCTCGGCTCGAGCCTGGGCTACTCCTACGGTTTCCCAGTCGGCCAGCCTTCCGTCTATAACCTCGCCGCTCAATCGCTCCTCTACTCGTTCTCGCAGCCGGACTACATCCGTTCCGCGCGCGCCGCGCTCGAATCTGCGCAGCTCAGTCTCAAGGATGACCAGGAACAGGTCGCGCTCGATACTGCAACCGCCTATATCCAGCTTGATAACGACCTGCAGCAGTTGCAGGCCCTTGATCAGGAGAAGCAATTCTCCGAGAGCCTCGTCTCCATCGAGCAGCAGCGCGTCGAAGCCGGCGTAGATGGCCGCACGGAACTTACCCGCGCTGAACTTACTTCCGCGCAGGTCGACCAGAAGCACCTGCACCTTGAAGACGATGCCGAGGAGATGCGCCAGAAGATCTCTCATCTGACGGGCATTCCGGCTACGGGTCTCACCACGGACCGAGCCAGCGTGCCGGCGGAGCCGAACTTTACCGACGCGCCGACGGACGGACAAATTACCTCAAACTCCGGCATCCGCGCTGCCTATGAGAATGCGAAGTCCAAAACGCTGCTGTCGTTCGGCGATGAGAAGCAGAACTACCGTCCGCAATTCGGCTTTGGTCTGGAATACAACCGCTATGCCGAGTTCAACAATTACAACGAGTACTACCTGCGCTTTCAGCACAACAACTTCGACGTAGGCGTGCAGATTACCTTCCCCATTTTCGATGCCAGCCGCCGGGCCAAAGCCCGTGAATCGGCTGCCGAAGCGACGCGCGCCCATGTAGAAGCCGATCAGGCCAAGCAAAAGGTCAGCGAACAGGTACTCGTGCTCAATCACGCCATCCGTGAACTGAAGGTGCAACGCCGGGTCGCGCAGCTCCAGTCCGATCTTGCTCAGGAGCAGCTAGCCACCACTGAAGCGCAGCTTCAGGGAACCAACACTGGCACCGGCGGTGGACAGCAGGTCACACCAAAGGATGCCGCCCTCGCGCACATCGATGAACGCGAACGCTATCAAGGGGCGCTCGACGCACAGATGCAGCTCATACATTCGGAGCTCAGCCTCATGCGTTCGCTCGGCGAGCTTGAAAACTGGGTCCATTCCGCAACGCAGGCGTCCCCTCAGCCATGAACCCGAACGCCAGCCCCAGCCACACTCAACAATTTTCGTTTCTACAACTTAGCCGTGCTGTCACGCGCGGATGGTAAAATGGGTGAGATTGCCATGCCTCTGAAAACACTGTTTCTGAATCCTCCATCCTTCGAGAACTTCGACGGTGGCGCAAGCTCCCGTTGGCCTGCCACCCGCGAGATCGAGTCCTACTGGTATCCGGTATGGCTGGCGTACCCTGCCGGCATGCTCGAGGGTTCCAAGCTTCTCGACGCCCCGCCGCATCACGTCTCCGCAGAAGAGACCATCGAGATGGCGAAGAGCTTTGAATTCCTGGTGCTCTTCACCAGCACCCCGGGCTGGACGGGCGATCAGAAGCTGGCCGAAGCCATCAAGCGCGCCAATCCGACCATCCGCATCGCCTTTGTCGGACCGCCGGTCACCACCTCACCCGATCGCGCCTTGAACGAGTGCTCGGTCATCGATTTCGTCTGCCGCCGCGAATTTGATTTCTCGACCGTTGAGTTTGCCAACGGCAAGCCGCTCGACGAGATCCTCGGCATCAGCTATCGCAAGGATGGCCAGATCGTCCACAATCCGGACCGCCCGCAGGTCGAAGACCTCGACGCGATGCCCTGGGTCACCGACATCTACAACCGCGACATGGACGTCACCAAGTACAACGTCCCGTTCCTGCTGCACCCCTACGTCTCGCTCTACTCGACGCGCGGCTGCCCGGCGCAGTGCACCTTCTGCCTCTGGCCGCAGACGCTCTCGGGCCACGCCTGGCGCAAGCGGTCTACAGACGATGTGGCGGCCGAAATGGCGCACGCCAAGAAGCTCTTCCCGCATGTGAAGGAGTACTTCTTCGACGACGACACCTTCAACATCCAGAAGGCGCGCACCATCGAACTCTGCGCAAAGCTGAAGCCGCTCGGCCTCACCTGGTCCTGCACCTCGCGCGTCACTACCGACCGCGACACGCTGAAGGCCATGCGTGAAGCCGGCTGCCGCCTGCTGATCGTCGGCTACGAGTCCGGCGACCCGCAGATCCTCAAGAACATCAAGAAGGGTGCCACCGTCGAGCGCGCACGCGAGTTCACCAAGGACTGCCACGACCTCGGCCTGACCATCCACGGCGACTTCATCCTCGGCCTGCCTGGCGAGACCAAGGAGTCGATCCGTAACACCATCAACTTCGCCAAGAGCCTGGACGTTGAAACCATCCAGGTCTCGATCGCACACGCCTACCCGGGCACCGAGTTCCACGATTTCGCCAAGGAAAACGGCTTCATCATCAACGACGGCAAGATGGTCGATGAGGAAGGTCACCAGCTCGCGCACATCGAATACCCTGGTCTGCCCAAGGAATATGTGCTCGAGATGGTGCACCGCTTCTACGACGAGTACTACTTCCGTCCCAAGGCGGCATGGCGCGTCGTTTCAAAGGCCATCATCAACCGCGATCTCAAGCGTCTCTACGCCGAGTCGAAGTCGTTCCTCAAGCTCCGTGCGCAGCGCAATCGCGTGGTGAAGGCTGCCAAGGCAAATCAGGGTTCCGAAAGCACAACTCCGGCCAAGGCAGGCGCATAAACCACCAAGCCACACAGAGACGGCCAGCAAATAAGCTGGCCGTTTCTGCTTTTCGAGCGTCGAATAAGTATTCCGGAACCCTCTGATGACCAAATCCACCATGACATTGCCGCGCTACCTGGTGCTGGCCGTCGTCGCCGTTACGGCGCCGCTCGGGGATACCCTGCTCAGCGTCGGCATGAAGCAGGTGGGCCCGGTTTCCCTGCACCACCTCTCTACGCTGATTCACGCTCTCGCAGTACCCCAGGTATTCCTCGGCATCGCACTGCTCATCGGCTTCTTCGCGTCCTATCTCGCGTCGCTTTCGTGGGCCGACCTCACCTACGTCCTGCCCGCGACCTCGATCGGCAATGTGATCGTCGCCCTGCTGGCAAGGTTCTGGCGCCATGAGCAGATCTCCGCATCCCGCTGGC belongs to Silvibacterium dinghuense and includes:
- the hpnJ gene encoding hopanoid biosynthesis associated radical SAM protein HpnJ, translated to MPLKTLFLNPPSFENFDGGASSRWPATREIESYWYPVWLAYPAGMLEGSKLLDAPPHHVSAEETIEMAKSFEFLVLFTSTPGWTGDQKLAEAIKRANPTIRIAFVGPPVTTSPDRALNECSVIDFVCRREFDFSTVEFANGKPLDEILGISYRKDGQIVHNPDRPQVEDLDAMPWVTDIYNRDMDVTKYNVPFLLHPYVSLYSTRGCPAQCTFCLWPQTLSGHAWRKRSTDDVAAEMAHAKKLFPHVKEYFFDDDTFNIQKARTIELCAKLKPLGLTWSCTSRVTTDRDTLKAMREAGCRLLIVGYESGDPQILKNIKKGATVERAREFTKDCHDLGLTIHGDFILGLPGETKESIRNTINFAKSLDVETIQVSIAHAYPGTEFHDFAKENGFIINDGKMVDEEGHQLAHIEYPGLPKEYVLEMVHRFYDEYYFRPKAAWRVVSKAIINRDLKRLYAESKSFLKLRAQRNRVVKAAKANQGSESTTPAKAGA
- a CDS encoding TolC family protein; amino-acid sequence: MAASAHAQVSLSSVVDLALRNSTQIRIAQANVQHAAAGLSESKDVYLPSFVLGSSLGYSYGFPVGQPSVYNLAAQSLLYSFSQPDYIRSARAALESAQLSLKDDQEQVALDTATAYIQLDNDLQQLQALDQEKQFSESLVSIEQQRVEAGVDGRTELTRAELTSAQVDQKHLHLEDDAEEMRQKISHLTGIPATGLTTDRASVPAEPNFTDAPTDGQITSNSGIRAAYENAKSKTLLSFGDEKQNYRPQFGFGLEYNRYAEFNNYNEYYLRFQHNNFDVGVQITFPIFDASRRAKARESAAEATRAHVEADQAKQKVSEQVLVLNHAIRELKVQRRVAQLQSDLAQEQLATTEAQLQGTNTGTGGGQQVTPKDAALAHIDERERYQGALDAQMQLIHSELSLMRSLGELENWVHSATQASPQP
- a CDS encoding EamA family transporter, encoding MTKSTMTLPRYLVLAVVAVTAPLGDTLLSVGMKQVGPVSLHHLSTLIHALAVPQVFLGIALLIGFFASYLASLSWADLTYVLPATSIGNVIVALLARFWRHEQISASRWLGILLITMAVGFVAQGPSYTEMEKPGAEQANSDSAALAPQERAS
- a CDS encoding tetratricopeptide repeat protein, whose translation is MSLSRPFLLAAALVCTAFAACALPPAATTAAQDALNRGQADQALHILNDNLQQNPSDALALNLRCRVYYAEERWDEAISDCGQAVRLSPQDSNFHLWLGRAYGEKASRVNFVSAYKIARLTRAEFESAASLDPHNGEALSDLGQFYVEAPQVLGGGTAKAQGVAQQLQAYAPLRAHELQGRIAEQKKDYATAEQEFRTRISLAAHVSPTEASQAWMDLGSFYRRRSQWDQMEAALVSGAAAAIDHGPALADGASTLIESNRRPDLAAQWMQQYLDGKALSEDAPAFVILAKLGDLYRSQGNATRAANAYAEAQSLASGYAGAQQNTKKAQSGR
- a CDS encoding efflux RND transporter periplasmic adaptor subunit, with product MVTKSKSRNTRWIWLATAIALLLVFYGVHLATRTKVPIRVAEATRGELRSTISTNGKVEPQVNFEAHAPFPGVVKQLYVHEGEQVKAGQLLVDMDDSDARAHVAAALATLRGAQSGYSDTLAGGTQEERISMNSDLTKAQMDRDQAQRSLATLEKLQLTGAASANEVNDAKQRLASADQSLASLQQRKTDRYSAGDVGRSKSTLEEAQAGYAAALDSLNQAHVRAPFDGTVYSLPVSRTEYVQQGDRLLQMANLEKMQVRGYFDEPEIGKLQEGQPITISWDARPNEIWHGSVSRVPSTIITYGTRNVGEVLVTLSDADGNLLPATNVRITVTTANESNALYIPREALHTEAGQDYVYRVDKDILHRVVVTIGNLNLTQVEIRNGLKDGDTVALSSTNGQPLGNRMPVTPVQ